In Poecile atricapillus isolate bPoeAtr1 chromosome 22, bPoeAtr1.hap1, whole genome shotgun sequence, a genomic segment contains:
- the USP48 gene encoding ubiquitin carboxyl-terminal hydrolase 48 isoform X2 encodes MAPRLQLEKAAWRWTETVPPEAVAQEHIEAAYRVRLEPCQRGACRRNCRGNPNCLVGIGEHVWLGEIDENSFHNIDDPNCERRKKMWFLNLELRQALYLCPRACGDGIPKDTDYEPQTICEHLQYLFALLQNSKRRYIDPSGFVKALGLDTGQQQDAQEFSKLFMSLLEDTLSKQKNPAVRNIVQKQFCGEYAYVTVCNQCGRESKLVSKFYELELNIQGHKQLTDCITEFLKEEKLEGDNRYFCETCQSKQNATRKIRLLSLPCTLNLQLMRFVFDRQTGHKKKLNTYIGFSELLDMEPFMEQKSGVYVYELSAVLIHRGVSAYSGHYIAHVKDPQTGEWYKFNDEDIEKMEGKKLQLGIEEDLAEPSKSQSRKPKCGKGTHCSRNAYMLVYRLQAREKSLTVEVPAFLQELVERDNCKFEEWCDEMAEMRKQSVARGKIKHEEVKELYQRLPAEAGSPYDFISLEWLQKWLDESTPPKPIDNTACLCSHGKLHPDKISLMKRISEYVADFFYRRYGGGPRLNVKALCKDCVVERCRILRLKNQLNEDYKTVTNLLKMTVKGSDGFWVGKASLRSWRQLALEQLNEQDEDAEHSNGKVNGNAQNKDESNEEKREEEEELNFNEDIVCPHGDLCISENERRVVSKEAWEKLKQYFPKAPEFPNNKECCSQCKILEREGEENEALHKMMASEQKTSLQNLFHDKCRPCLGSWPQETDELYIVSQFFVEEWRKFVRRPTRCSPVSSIANSVLLCPHGGLMFTFASMTKEDSKHIALIWPSEWERIQKLFVVDHVIKITRTQAAGTGPESACYTSEPQLCPECREGLLCQQQRDLREYTQATIYIHKVVDNKKVMKDAAPELNVSSSEAEEEREENKPEGEQDPDFNQANGSAKRQKLSHQSYITYQKQGIRRSTRHRKVRGEKALLVSANQTLKELKIQIMHAFSVAPFDQNLSLDGKILSDDTATLGSLGVIPESVILLKADEPIADYAAMDDVMQVCMPEEGFKGTGLLGH; translated from the exons ATGGCGCCAcggctgcagctggagaaggcgGCGTGGCGCTGGACCGAGACGGTGCCGCCTGAGGCGGTGGCGCAGGAGCACATCGAGGCGGCCTACCGCGTCCGGCTGGAGCCCTGCCAGCGCGGCGCCTGCCG GAGGAACTGCCGGGGGAACCCCAACTGCCTGGTGGGCATCGGGGAGCACGTGTGGCTGGGCGAGATCGACGAGAACAGCTTCCACAACATCGATGACCCCAACTGTGAGCGCCGTAAGAAg ATGTGGTTCCTGAACCTGGAGCTGCGGCAGGCGCTCTACCTGTGCCCCAGAGCCTGCGGGGATGGCATTCCGAAGGACACAG ACTATGAGCCCCAGACCATCTGTGAGCACCTGCAGTAcctgtttgctctgctgcagaACAGCAAGCGGCGCTACATCGACCCCTCGGGCTTTGTCAAGGCGCTGGGGCTGGACACGGGGCAGCAGCAG gATGCCCAGGAGTTCTCCAAGCTGTTCATGTCCCTGCTGGAAGACACATTGtccaaacagaaaaacccaGCTGTCCGGAACATTGTGCAAAAGCAGTTCTGTGGAGAGTATGCGTATGTCACGGT ctgcaaCCAGTGTGGCAGAGAATCTAAACTGGTGTCTAAATTTTACGAGCTGGAGTTAAACATCCAAGGACACAAGCAGTTGACAGACTGTATAACAGAATTCCTCAAG GAGGAAAAATTAGAAGGGGACAATCGTTATTTTTGTGAGACTTGTCAGAGCAAGCAGAACGCCACAAGGAAGATCCGGCTGCTCAGCCTGCCCTGCACCCTCAACCTGCAGCTCATGCGCTTTGTGTTCGACAG ACAAACTGGCCACAAGAAGAAGCTGAACACCTACATTGGCttctcagagctgctggacaTGGAGCCTTTCATGGAGCAAAAAA GTGGTGTGTACGTGTACGAGCTGAGCGCTGTGCTCATCCACCGCGGGGTGAGCGCCTACTCCGGGCACTACATCGCCCACGTCAAGGACCCACAGACGGGAGAGTGGTACAAGTTCAACGACGAGGACATCGAGAAGATGGAGGGGAAGAAACTGCAGTTGGGAATTGAGGAAGATCTAG CGGAGCCCTCGAAATCCCAGAGCCGAAAGCCCAAGTGTGGGAAGGGCACTCACTGCTCCCGCAACGCCTACATGCTGGTGTACAGGCTGCAGGCCCGAGAGAAATCCCTCACAGTCGAGGTGCCAG ctttcctgcaggagctggtaGAGCGGGATAACTGCAAGTTTGAGGAGTGGTGTGACGAAATGGCCGAGATGCGCAAACAGAGCGTGGCCAGAGGCAAGATCAAACACGAGGAGGTGAAGGAGCTCTACCAAAGGTTACCCGCCGAAGCTG GTTCCCCCTACGACTTCATCTCTCTGGAATGGCTGCAGAAGTGGCTGGAtgagtccactcctcccaaaCCTATTGATAACACAGCCTGCCTGTGCTCCCACGGCAAACTCCATCCCGATAAAATATCCCTGATGAAGAGGATATCGGAATATGTGGCCGACTTCTTCTACCGGCGATATGGAGGAGGGCCCCGGCTCAACG tcAAAGCACTTTGCAAGGACTGTGTGGTGGAAAGGTGTCGAATCCTGCGGCTGAAGAACCAGCTGAATGAGGACTACAAAACCGTGACCAACCTGCTGAAGATGACAGTCAAGGG GAGTGACgggttttgggttggaaaagcaTCCTTGAGGAGCTGGCGTCAGCTGGCTCTGGAGCAGTTAAACGAGCAAGATGAAGATGCAGAGCACAGTAATGGCAAAGTGAATGGAAATGCACAAAACAAAG atgaATCAAATGAAGagaagagggaggaggaagaggagttaAATTTTAATGAAGACATCGTTTGCCCACATG GTGACCTGTGCATCTCTGAAAACGAGCGGAGGGTGGTTTCCAAAGAAGCCTGGGAGAAACTCaagcaatattttccaaaagcCCCCGAATTCCCAAATAACAAAGAGTGCTGTTCCCAGTGCAAG ATTTTGGAGCGTGAAGGGGAGGAAAATGAAGCTCTGCATAAGATGATGGCCAGCGAGCAGAAGACTTCTCTCCAGAACCTGTTCCATGATAAATGCAGGCCTTGCCTGGGCAGCTGGCCTCAG GAGACAGATGAGCTGTATATTGTTTCACAGTTCTTTGTAGAAGAATGGAGGAAATTTGTCAG GAGGCCAACACGCTGCAGCCCCGTGTCCTCCATAGCAAACAGTGTCCTGCTGTGTCCTCACGGGGGGCTCATGTTCACCTTCGCTTCCATGACCAAAGAAGACTCCAAACA TATAGCTCTGATATGGCCCAGCGAGTGGGAGAGGATCCAAAAACTCTTTGTTGTGGATCACGTCATCAAAATCACCCGGACACAGGCAGCTGGGACCGGCCCTGAGAGCGCCTGCTACACCTCTGAGCCCC agctgtgccccGAGTGCCGGGAAGggctcctgtgccagcagcagcgcGACCTGCGTGAGTACACCCAGGCCACCATCTACATCCACAAAGTGGTGGATAACAAAAAG GTAATGAAGGACGCGGCTCCAGAGCTGAACGTGAGCAGCTCAGAAGCTgaagaggaaagggaggaaaacaaGCCAGAGGGGGAGCAAGATCCTGATTTTAACCAG GCCAACGGCAGTGCTAAACGCCAGAAGCTCTCCCACCAGAGCTACATCACTTACCAAAAACAGGGAATCAGGAGGAGCACGCGGCACCGGAAGGTCCGGGGGGAGAAAGCGCTGCTCGTGTCAGCCAACCAGACCCTGAAAGAGCTGAAAATCCAG atcATGCACGCCTTCTCCGTGGCCCCCTTCGACCAGAACCTGTCCCTGGACGGGAAGATCCTGAGCGATGACACGGCCACGCTGGGCAGCCTGGGGGTCATCCCCGAGTCCGTCATCCTGCTCAAG